The genomic DNA GAATGGCAGATGCGCGCGGACCTGGCGGCCGCGTACCGGCTGGTGGCCCACTTCGGCTGGGACGACCTGATCTTCACCCATATCTCGGCGCGCGTGCCGGATGCGCCGGACCAGTTCCTGATCAATCCGTACGGCATGATGTTCGACGAGATCACGGCGTCGAGCCTGGTGAAGGTCGACCACCATGGCCAGCCCGTGCTGGCCACACCGTATGACGTCAACCCGGCCGGCTTCATCATCCACAGCGCCGTGCACGAGGCGCGCCCGGAGGTCGGCTGCGTGATGCACACGCATACCGCGCACGGCGTCGCCGTGTCGGCGCAGCAGGACGGCCTGCTGCCGGTCTCGCAGCAGGCAATGTTCGCGCTGACCGGGCTGGCGTATCACGACTATGAGGGCGTGGCGCTGCGCGAGGACGAGAAGGCGCGGCTGGTGGCAGACCTGGGCCGCTGCAAGCAGATGATCCTGCGCAACCACGGCCTGCTCACCTGCGGGCGCACGGTGGCGGATGCGTTCCTGACCATGTATACGCTGGAGTCGGCGTGCCGCATCCAGATCCTGGCGCAAAGCGGCGGCACGCCGCTGACGCGGGTGCCGCAGGCCGCCAGCGCCAGCATGGGCCAGCAGGCGCGCCAGGCCACCAAGGGCAAGGGCTCCAGCCTGGCCTGGCCCGGCCTGCTGCGCCGCCTCGACCGCATCGATCCCGACTACCGCAACTGACCATGGCCATCCTCGTCCACCTGCCGTCGTTCATGGCGGTTCCCATTACCGCCCTGCTGCGCGAAGCGGCGCCCGACATCACCGTGTGGAACGGCCGCGAGGCCGCCGTCGCGGATGAGGTCGAGGCCATCATCGCATGGGGCCTGAAGCCCGGAGTGGTGCCGGCCTATCCCAACCTGCGCCTGGTATGCGCCGCCACCGCCGGCGTCGACAAGCTGCTGGCCGCCCACGACCTGCCCGCGCACATCCCGGTGACGCGCATCGTCGATCCCGGCCAGCAGGCCGGCATCGCCCGCTTCGTGCTGGCGATGGCGCTGCGCCATACCCGCGCGCTGGGCCTGTATGCCGAACAGCAGCGCCGCGGCGAATGGAAGCGCCATGCGGGGCGCGATGCCGCGCAGTGCCGCGTGGGCGTGCTGGGGCTGGGCGAGATCGGCTGCGAGGTGGCGCGCATGTTCGTCGCCATCGGCTATCCGGTCAGCGGCTGGAGCCGCGCCGCCAAGCACCTGCCCGGCGTGACGGATTTCACCGGCGACGACGGCCTCGACGCCATGCTGGCGCAGAGCGACATCCTGGTCTGTACGCTGCCGCTGACGCCGCGCACCGAGGGGCTGCTCGACCGGCGCACCTTGTCGCGCCTGCCGCGGGGCGCCTACCTGATCAACGTCGGCCGCGGCGAGCATGTAGTCGAGCCCGACCTGGTCGCGCTGATCGACGAAGGCCACCTCGCGGGCGCGGCGCTGGACGTGTTTGCCAAGGAACCGCCGGCGGCGGACGACCCGGTGTGGAACCATCCGCGCATCGAGGCCACGCCGCATATCGCGGCCGATCCGTCATACCCGCTGGTGGCGCGGCAATGCCTCGACAACCTGCGGCGCGCGCGCGCGGGGCGCGCGCTGCTGAACCTGGTGGACCGGCAGGCCGGCTACTAGCTCACGGTCACTAGCTCACGGTCACATCGGCCGTGCCTGCCGCCACTTCCAGCAAGCGCGTGCCGGCGGTGGCCGGCAGCGCCGGCGCCGCGCCGCCCGCGAGCGGCTTCAGCGTGTGGAAGGTGCAGCTCAGCTTCTGCGGCGTCAGCGTGACCAGCGCGTAGCCCTCGGCATTGGTGTCGGCATGCCGCAGCCAGGGATTGAAGGCGCGCAGCGTGGCATCGAAGGTATTGACGAGGGTGCCGCCCACGTTGCTGTAGATCAGCTCGCGCAGCGCGGCAAAGGCCGGGTCGGTATCGACCACGGTGCGGAAGGAGCTGAGCAGCGTGTTGCTCGACAGCCCGGCCGTGACCAGATCCACCATCACGGGCGCAGGCGCCGGGGCATCGTAGTCGTCCATCACCTGTCCGCCGAAGAAGGCGTGGATATCGCCGCTCAGCGCCACCACGTTGCGGACGCCGTTGGTCTTCAGGAACGCCATCAGGTTCTTGCGTTCGGCGTTGAAGCCGTCCCACTGGTCGGCATTGAGGATAAAGCGTTCGAGCAGCGTGACCGCCGGCAGCCGGGCTTCGATCAGCGGCTTGATGTTGGCGTCGAAGCTGGCGCTGTCGATGCCGGCCTGCGCCAGCACGTTGCGCAGCGCTGTATAGGCCAGGTTGGCATAGGTGCCGGCGGTGCGCGCCGCGCGCAGGTCGTCGGCGAGCGCATTGGCGATCGCGCTCTCGAGCGAGGCCAGCGCATTGATGGCCAGCACCAGCGCCCGCGCGATCAGCCGTGCCAGCGCCAGCGGCACGTCAACCTGCATGCGCAACAGCGACAGCTGGTTGCCCCACAGCTTCCAGGTGGTGGCGTCGGCGCCGATGCGGTCCTGCCACCAGGCGCGCTGGCTGTCGCCCAGCATCGATACCGGCGTCAGCGCGTTGCCCGCGGCCGCGATCTTCTGCGCCTCCGCCGCGGCCAGCGTTGCCGTCGGCACGAAATACAGGCTGCCGATCGAGCGCCCGACCGAGGCCTCGGGAATGATGTGGTCGGCGCGGTACAGGCGCTCGTCGGTCATCAGCAGCGTGGCGAGATTGCCGAAGGTGAAGGCGCGGTAGATCTGAATGTTCTGGAACGACGGATTGTCCGGGTCCAGCGTCACGTCGGCCGGCATGAACTCGAACCAGGCCTGGTTGGCGGCGCGGCGGCGCGCGGTGCGCGGGGTCTGGTCGTCGGTGATGTTGTAGGTCTGGCGGTCCTGCCAGCAGTTGTCCGAGAACTCGTGGTCGTCCCAGATCGCGATCATCGGGAACGCCGCGTGCAGCGCCTGCAGGCGCGCATCGCTGCGGTAGCTGCGGTACAGGTAGCGATAGTCGTCCAGCGTGGTGGCGTAGATGCTGCCATCGGGCAGCACGGTGCCGTTGGGCAGCTGCAGCGCGGTATGGCGGTCTTCGACGTTGCCGGCGCGCGAGCCGCCCGGCACGGCCTCGTAGATGTAGTCGCCGACATGGACGATGAAGTCCAGGTCCTGCTGCACCAGCTCTTCCATGCCGGCCCAGTGGTTGGCATTCCAGTCCTGGCAGCTGACAAAGGCAAAGCGCAGCTGCGCCAGCGGGGTGCCCGCGGCGGCGGCGGTGCGCGTGCGGCCGGTGGTGCTGGCGCGGTTGCCGAGCAGGAAGCGGTAGAAGTAGCGGGTGCCGGGGCTCAGGCCCGTGACCTTGTTGCGGATGGTGTAGTCCCAGTCCGGCAGGGCCATCAGCGGTTGATTCACCAACAGGGTGGGCGGGTCGAAATCCTGCTGCGTCGACACCTGCAGCCGCACCACCACCGGGCGCCTGCCATTGTTGCCCTCCACGCGCGTCCACACGATCACGCTGTCGGGGCGCGGGTCGCCCGACGCCACGCCGTGCAGGAAATTGAAGTTCTCGGGATTGCCGGTATCCGGTTCGGGTGCCGGGTCATCGCCGCCGCCGCCGCAGGCGCTGAGGCCGCCGGTGGCAACGGTAACGGTCAGGAAACTCCCCCACTTGAGAAACTGGCGGCGGTCCATGGCGCTCCTCCTGCTGTGGTTGCGGTCGTTCCAGGCAGCGCGCAACCGTGCCCGGATGCCGCTTGCGGCACCGGGTCTGTGTGGGGCGTGCTGTTTTTATGAATCGATACTAGCGGCTGGGTAGGGCGCGCGCTGTCGGTGAGGCTCCGACATCGGTATAGGAAGAAGTCGACTGGCCGGCGACGGCGGCGCCTCACGGCAGCGCCGCGCGCCAACTCCCGCCTGCGGCAGAGGGGACGGGGGGAGAGGGCAGGCGTCGTCACCGGGTGAGAGACTTTGCGCCTGGCGCCTGGCAGGGCAATGGAGCAGTTGCCCCGTGCCCGCATCAGTCGACGCTGATGCCGTTGGCCTGTATCACCTTGCCCCACACCGCCACATCGGCGCGCACCGTCCGCGCGAACTGCTCCGGCGTCCTGGCTGGCGCCATGCCCATATTCAGTTGCAGGAAGCGCTCGCGCATGGCCGCGTCCGCGAGCAGGCGGTTGACCTCGGCATTGAGCCGCTGCACGATCGCGGCGCTGGTGCGGGCGGGCGCGAACAGGCCATACCAGCTGTCGGTGTCGAACCGATAGCCTTGCTCGGTCATGGTCGGCACCTCGGGCGTGGCCGGCGCGCGGCGCGTGCCGCTGACCGCCAGCGCGCGCAGCTTGCCGGCGCGGATCAGCGGCAGCGACGACGAGGTATCGACGAAGGCGGCCTTGATCACGCCGCCCTGCAGGTCGGCCAGGATCGGTGCCACGCCCTTGTACGGCACGTGGCGCAGCCTGATGCCGGTCTGCATCCCGAGCGCTTCCATGGTCAGGTGGCCGCCCGAGCCGATGCCCCATGAGCCGTAGTCATAGGTATCCGGGCGCTTGCGCACCTGCTCGACGAATTCCCTGAGCGTGCGCGCCGGGAACTCCGGCGTCACCACCAGGAAATTGCCGCCCGCGCCGATCTGCGCCACCGGCAGCAGGTCGCGCAGGCCGTCATACGGCAGCTTCGGCTGCAGGGTCTGGTTGATCACCACCGTGGCGGCATAGGTGAACAGCAGCGTGTAGCCGTCGGGGCTGGCCTTGGCCACGGCATCGTTGCCGATGATGCCGGTCGCGCCGGGCTTGTTGTCGACCACGATGGTCTGGCCCAGCGCCTGGCCCAGCGCTGCCGCCAGCGTGCGCGCGAACAGGTCGGTGCCGCCGCCCGGCGGCGCGGGCACCACCAGCCGGATCGGCCGCGCCGGCCAGCCATTGGCGCCGTGCAGCGGAGCGGCCGCAGGGATCATCCCGAGCGCGGCGAGCCCGCGCAGCAGCGCGCGCCGGCGCGGGTCGGGCGCCGGCGTGGCCGCGGCCGCAAGGGGGGTGCGTGGCACGGTGGATTCCATGGTGTCTCCTGTGCAGGCGGCTTGCTAGTGCAGGCCGAAGTTGTCCGCGGCCTCGCTCTCCAGCGCGTCGGCGGCGGCGCCATACAAGCTGCGCGACACATAGCTGCGCACCTGCTTGGCACGCTGGCGCAGCCACGCCGCCTTGAGCCGGCGCGCCTCGCGCACGGTCGGGGTCGGGTCGGGCGCCAGCGCCAGCACGTCGATCACGTGCAGGGCCAGTTGCGTATCGCCGCGCTCGGCCAGCGCCTGCGCGTGGCGCAGCAGCGCGCCGTGGTCGGCCACGGCGGCGGCGATCTCCGCTGCGGCCTGCTGCGGTGGTGCCGGATGCAGCGTGGTCGCGTTGCGGTCCCACCAGCCGTTCTCCGAGCGGTAGATGTCGCGCGCGATATAGCTGGGGTCGCCGTAGGTGGGCCGCATCCAGGGCTGGTCGAACAGTGCCGCGGGCGGCTGCAGCGCGGCCAGCATCTGGCGCTCGTTGCAGCCCGCGTTCATCAGCCGCACCACCTCGGCGCGCAGCCAGCGCAGGGCGCGCGCGGTCTCGCCCAGCACGCGCTGGCATTCGGCCTCGCCCTGCACGGTGGCACCGAACTCGCGCACCACCGCGCGCGGCTGCAGCGCCGCCAGCCGTTCCAGCGTGTCGGCCCAGCGCACGGTGTCGCGCATGGTGCGGAACGGGGTGCCGATGTTCGGGATCGAGTCGATCACCGCGGGGCCGCCGTAGAGCAGGCGCCGGCCCGGCAGCCAGACCGCCACGGCATCGTCGGTCTCGGACGGCGCCCACAGGATTTCGGCGCGGCGCTCGCCATGGCCCAGCGTCACGCCGTCGGCAAAGGTTTCAGTGGGCTCGATATCGACCAGCTTGCGCGCCAGCGCGCCGGCCGGCTGGCGGAACTGGATCTCGGCCATGCGCTCCTGCATGCGCCGGGTCTCGCGGTAGCGCGCCTGGCGCGCCAGCACGTTGACGTGGGCCAGCACGCGCGGCGCGGGCTCGCCGCGCGCGGCGGCGTGGTCCAGCCATTGCTGCAGGCCGGCGTTGTAGCCGAGGTGGCCGTGGCTGTAGCAGATCGCCAGCACCGGCAAATCGGTCTGCGTGCGCAGTGCCGCGATCATGCCGCGCGTGATGCGCCCCCCGGGGCCGCTGTCGACCACCAGCAGGCCGTCGCCGATCTCGGCAACGAAGCTCTGGCCCTGCCCGTGCAGCAGCCAGACGCCGTCGCCGGCGCGGTCGATCCCCGTTCCCGTGACCAGTGCCGACGGCCGGTCTTCGATGTCCTGCATGCTTGCCCCCTGCGCTCCGTTGGTGTCAGTGCCACTGTCAGGCAAGAAGGTGCCGCGCAGGGATTGGGGAAAATCCCGCCGCACCGCGGCGCAGCGGCCGCAAAGCCAGCGCCGGCGCGGCCCCGCGCCGGTTGGCGAAGTTCAGGTGTAAACCGCTGGTTAGCACCGTGCCGGTACTGGCAGTTCCCGCGAGCCGGGCGCTGCGGTAGCGCGCGCTCAGGCGGGCCGGCGCAGCGGGCTGTCGGCCAGGTGGGTCAGGTAGTGGACTTCGCGCCGCAGCAGCGTGGCAAACTGCGCGGCCACCGGCGTCATCGGCGAATCGGCGCGGTAGATCAGGCTGACGCGGTGACTGGGCAGCTTGTCTTCGATCGGCAGCGCCACCAGCCCGGCGGCGGCGAGCTGCCCCGGCACCAGCTGGCGCGGCAGCATGCACAGCAGGTGGCGGTCCTGCAGCAGCGACTGGATCATGCCGAAGGTGTCGCAGCGCACCGCCACGCGCGGCAGCGGCAGGTCGTGCTCGCGGAAGGCGTCGAGGATGGCGGCGCCGGGGCCCTGCATGCGCTGGCCGGTCAGCACCCAGTCCGATCCCACCAGCTCGCGCAGCCGGCGCGCGTGCCGCAGCGGATGCTCGCGGTGTGCCACCACCACCGAATCGTTGTTGTAGAGCGGCTCGCAGGTGAATTCGCGCTCGATGCCCTCGTCCGGCACCGGGCTCACCGCCATGTCCATCACGCCCGCGCGCAGGTTGTCGAGGTGGGTCGGGTAGACCCCGCTGTCGATGCACACCAGCACATCGGGATGCTGGGCGCGGAAGCGCGTCAGCACCGACGGCAGCAGCAGGTGCGCCGGGCCGCCGGTGGCGCCCACGCGCACCACGCCGTTGCGCGCGCCGAGCATCTGGCTCATCTCGTCGCTGGCCTTGCGTGCCTCGGTGGCGATCAGGCGTGCGCGCCGCAGGAAGGCCTCGCCAAAGCGCGACAGCACCACGCCGCGGGTGGTGCGGGTCAGCAGCGGCACGTGCAGCTCTTCCTCGAGCTGGCGGATGCTCTTGGTGAGTGCCGGCGCCGACACGTCGCGGGCGCGCGCACCGGCGCGGATGCTGCCGTGCTCGGCGACGGCGATGAAGTCCTGGAGTTGGCTCAGACGCATGGATGGTCCCGTTCAGGCGATGCCCCGGGCGCACAGCATAGCGGCAATCCGAGGGCTTCGGGATAACCCGGGGTGCTAACCCGTGGTTTGCACCGCAGCCCTTTTGGCATCTGCCGTGATGCGCAGTGCTAACGCATGATCGCTCCACATCGACGCCAACCGCCGGCCCGCGCCGGCTTCATCGAAGGAGTGAAACCGCATGGCAAACCGGCAAGACCTGCCGCTGGCAGGCATACGCGTGGCGGAGTTCGGGCAGTTCATCGCGGCGCCGGGCGCGGCCATGATGCTGGCCGACCTGGGCGCGGACGTGGTCAAGGTGGAAGCCCTGCGCGGCGACAGCGCGCGACGCTTTGACGGCACCAGCCCGCAGAGCCCGATGTTCCTGGCCTACAACCGCGGCAAGCGCGGCATCGCGCTGGACCTGCGCACGCCCGGCGGGCTCGATGCCGCGCGGCGGCTGGCGCTGGCCAGCGACGTGGTGCTGCACAACACCCGCGCCGGCGTGATGGAAGCGCTGGGGCTGGACGCCGCCACGCTGCGCGCGGCGCGCCCCGGCCTGATCCACGCCGCCATCAGCGGCTTCGGCACGCGCGGGCCGTCGCGCACGCGGCCCGGGCTGGACATTGCCGCGCAGGCCGAGAGCGGCATGATGTCGGTGACCGGCGAGGCCGGCGGGCAGCCGCTCAAGGCCGGCTTCGCGCTGATCGACGCGGCCACCGCGCTGGCGGCCGGCAATGCCATCCTGGCCGCGCTGTTCCGGCGCGAGCGCACCGGCGCCGGCGCGACCATCGAGACCTCGCTGCTGTCGGTGGGCGTGCAGCTGCAGGCCCAGTTGTGGGCCGAGTACCAGTGCTCCGGCGCGCTGCCGGTGCGCAGCGGCAACAGCCAGCCCAAGGCCGCGCCGGCGGCCGACGTGATCGCGGTGGCCGACGGCCATATCGTGCTGTCGGCCTATCTGGACGAACACTGGGCGCGGCTGTGCCAGGCCATCGGCCAGCCCGCGCTGGCGCACGACCCGCGCTTTGCCAGCAACGCGCTGCGGGTGCAGCACCGCGCCGCGCTGCTGGCGATCCTGCACGACGCCCTGCGCCACCTGAGCGGCGATGCCGCGCGCGCGCTGCTGGAACGGCACCAGGTGGTGGTGGGCGTGGTGCGCGACTACCACCAGGTCAAGGCCAGCGCCGATGTGCATGCCAGCGGCATCCTGCAGCCCGTCGACGACGGCGAGGGCGGCCGGATGGAGCTGCCGGGGCTGCCCTTCACCATGGCGGGCCTGCCCGCCGGCGCACTCCCTGCGGTGCCGCGGCTTGGCCAGCATACCGCCGAGGTGCTGGCGCAACTGGGCTACGGCGCCGCCGAGATCGAGGCCATGGCCCGCGCCGGCAACATCGGCGTGGAACACGTGCAGCAGGAGGCGGCATGAACGCGCCGCAGCCTGCCGTCCTGCTGCAGCGCCACGCCGGCTGGGCCGAACTGGTGCTGAACCGCCCCGCGCGCCGCAACGCCATCGACATGGCACTGGCGCAGGCACTGGGCCACGCGATCGAGACCCTGGGCGCCGACGACAGCGTGCGCGCGGTGCTGCTGCGCGGTGCCGACGGCGGCTTCTGTTCCGGCCTGGACCTGCAGGCGCTGCAGGCCGAAGCCGGCGGGCTGGCGGCGTTCGCGTCGGTGTGGGAGCGCGTGCACCAGGGCCTGCGGCACAGCCGCAAGGCGTGGGTGGTGGCGCTCGAGCGCCACGCCATCAACGGCGGCGCGGCGCTGGCGCTGGCCGGCGACCTGCTGGTGTGCGGCGCCGGCGCCTTCCTGCAGATCGGCGAAATCCGCCTGGGCATGGCCGCGCCGCGCAATGCCGAGTGGCTGGCGCTGCGCCATGCCGAAGCCGTGGCCGCGCGACTGTGCCTGCTGGGCGACCGCGTGCCCGCGCCGGAGCTGCTGCGCCTGGGCATCGCCACCGAGATGGTCGACGACACCCAGGTGCTGGACCGCGCGCGCGGGCTGGCCGCAGCCATCGGCGGTTTTCCGGCCGAAGGCGTGGCCGCGATCAAGGGCGGCATGCGCGCGGCCTCAGTCGCGCGCGCCAGGAACGCTTGAAGGCAGACACCATGACCGAATCCCCTATCAACGACGACGAGGCCTCGCTGCAGGCCTTCCGCGGCGAGGTGCGCGAGTTCGTCGCGCGCGCGCTGCCCCATGCCATGCGCGAGAAGGTCCGCCTCGGGCTGGAGCTCAGCAAGCAGGAGCTGGTCGACTGGCAGCACCGGCTGGCCGGGCGCGGCTGGCTGGTGCCGCACTGGCCGGCGGCCTGGCAGGGCTGCGACTGGAGCGCCGAGCGCCGCGCCGTGTTCCAGGAAGAACTGGTGCTGGCGCACGCGCCCGAGAGCGGCGGCATCACCCTCGAGATGATCGGGCCGATCCTGATCCGCTACGGCACCCCGGCGCAGCAGCAGTATTTCCTGCCGCGCATCCTGAACCAGGAGCACTGGTGGTGCCAGGGCTATTCCGAGCCCAACGCCGGCTCGGACCTGGCCGCGCTCAAGACCCGCGCGGTGCGCAAGACCCGGCCCGACGGCAGCGAGGTCTACGTGGTCAGCGGCAGCAAGATCTGGACCTCTCACGCGCAATACGCCGACTGGATCTTCTGCCTGGTGCGCACCGATACCGCCGCGCGCGCGCAGCAGGGCATCAGCTTCCTGCTGATCGACATGCGCAGCCCCGGCGTGAGCGTGCGGCCGCTGGTCGGCATCCATGGCTGGCACCTGTTCAACCAGGTGTTCTTCGACGAGGTGGAAGTGCCGGTGGAGAACCGCGTCGGCGAGGAGAACGCCGGCTGGTCCATCGCCAAGTCGTTGCTCGAGCACGAGCGGCTGAACCTGGCGCGCGTGGCCGAGAACCGCCGCCGCCTGGCCAAGGTGCGCGCCATCGGCGCGGAGCTGGAGGAGGGCGGCCAGCCGCTGCTGCAGCGCCCGTGGTTTGCGCGCCGGCTGCGCGCGCTGGAGGTGCGGCTCGAGGCGCTGGCGGCCACCGTGCTGCGCTTTCGCCGGCACGCGCGCGCGGGCCAGGCGCTCGGGCCCGAGACCGGCATGCTCAAGCTGCTGGGCAGCCGGCTGATCCAGGACATCGAGAACCTGGCGGTCGACGCGCTGGGCCCGGACACGCTGGCCTATGACCGCGCCGCGCACTTCGAGCCGGCGCTGCCGCCAGCGGGCCAGTCCGCCTACGCCGCGGCGGCCTCGGCGCGCCGCTTCGTCACGCGCGGCTACACCATCGCCGGCGGCTCCAGCGAGATCCAGCACGAGCTGCTGGCCAAGCAGGTGCTGGGCCTGTAGCGCACGCAGCCACAGCTGCAATCTCCGCATAAAGGAAACCAAAAGATGAGCGATGCAACGGA from Cupriavidus taiwanensis includes the following:
- a CDS encoding class II aldolase/adducin family protein; the encoded protein is MAQVQLDESVKDRVSDAEWQMRADLAAAYRLVAHFGWDDLIFTHISARVPDAPDQFLINPYGMMFDEITASSLVKVDHHGQPVLATPYDVNPAGFIIHSAVHEARPEVGCVMHTHTAHGVAVSAQQDGLLPVSQQAMFALTGLAYHDYEGVALREDEKARLVADLGRCKQMILRNHGLLTCGRTVADAFLTMYTLESACRIQILAQSGGTPLTRVPQAASASMGQQARQATKGKGSSLAWPGLLRRLDRIDPDYRN
- a CDS encoding 2-hydroxyacid dehydrogenase; protein product: MAILVHLPSFMAVPITALLREAAPDITVWNGREAAVADEVEAIIAWGLKPGVVPAYPNLRLVCAATAGVDKLLAAHDLPAHIPVTRIVDPGQQAGIARFVLAMALRHTRALGLYAEQQRRGEWKRHAGRDAAQCRVGVLGLGEIGCEVARMFVAIGYPVSGWSRAAKHLPGVTDFTGDDGLDAMLAQSDILVCTLPLTPRTEGLLDRRTLSRLPRGAYLINVGRGEHVVEPDLVALIDEGHLAGAALDVFAKEPPAADDPVWNHPRIEATPHIAADPSYPLVARQCLDNLRRARAGRALLNLVDRQAGY
- a CDS encoding alkaline phosphatase D family protein, which codes for MDRRQFLKWGSFLTVTVATGGLSACGGGGDDPAPEPDTGNPENFNFLHGVASGDPRPDSVIVWTRVEGNNGRRPVVVRLQVSTQQDFDPPTLLVNQPLMALPDWDYTIRNKVTGLSPGTRYFYRFLLGNRASTTGRTRTAAAAGTPLAQLRFAFVSCQDWNANHWAGMEELVQQDLDFIVHVGDYIYEAVPGGSRAGNVEDRHTALQLPNGTVLPDGSIYATTLDDYRYLYRSYRSDARLQALHAAFPMIAIWDDHEFSDNCWQDRQTYNITDDQTPRTARRRAANQAWFEFMPADVTLDPDNPSFQNIQIYRAFTFGNLATLLMTDERLYRADHIIPEASVGRSIGSLYFVPTATLAAAEAQKIAAAGNALTPVSMLGDSQRAWWQDRIGADATTWKLWGNQLSLLRMQVDVPLALARLIARALVLAINALASLESAIANALADDLRAARTAGTYANLAYTALRNVLAQAGIDSASFDANIKPLIEARLPAVTLLERFILNADQWDGFNAERKNLMAFLKTNGVRNVVALSGDIHAFFGGQVMDDYDAPAPAPVMVDLVTAGLSSNTLLSSFRTVVDTDPAFAALRELIYSNVGGTLVNTFDATLRAFNPWLRHADTNAEGYALVTLTPQKLSCTFHTLKPLAGGAAPALPATAGTRLLEVAAGTADVTVS
- a CDS encoding Bug family tripartite tricarboxylate transporter substrate binding protein, which produces MESTVPRTPLAAAATPAPDPRRRALLRGLAALGMIPAAAPLHGANGWPARPIRLVVPAPPGGGTDLFARTLAAALGQALGQTIVVDNKPGATGIIGNDAVAKASPDGYTLLFTYAATVVINQTLQPKLPYDGLRDLLPVAQIGAGGNFLVVTPEFPARTLREFVEQVRKRPDTYDYGSWGIGSGGHLTMEALGMQTGIRLRHVPYKGVAPILADLQGGVIKAAFVDTSSSLPLIRAGKLRALAVSGTRRAPATPEVPTMTEQGYRFDTDSWYGLFAPARTSAAIVQRLNAEVNRLLADAAMRERFLQLNMGMAPARTPEQFARTVRADVAVWGKVIQANGISVD
- a CDS encoding alkyl sulfatase dimerization domain-containing protein — its product is MQDIEDRPSALVTGTGIDRAGDGVWLLHGQGQSFVAEIGDGLLVVDSGPGGRITRGMIAALRTQTDLPVLAICYSHGHLGYNAGLQQWLDHAAARGEPAPRVLAHVNVLARQARYRETRRMQERMAEIQFRQPAGALARKLVDIEPTETFADGVTLGHGERRAEILWAPSETDDAVAVWLPGRRLLYGGPAVIDSIPNIGTPFRTMRDTVRWADTLERLAALQPRAVVREFGATVQGEAECQRVLGETARALRWLRAEVVRLMNAGCNERQMLAALQPPAALFDQPWMRPTYGDPSYIARDIYRSENGWWDRNATTLHPAPPQQAAAEIAAAVADHGALLRHAQALAERGDTQLALHVIDVLALAPDPTPTVREARRLKAAWLRQRAKQVRSYVSRSLYGAAADALESEAADNFGLH
- a CDS encoding LysR family transcriptional regulator, whose translation is MRLSQLQDFIAVAEHGSIRAGARARDVSAPALTKSIRQLEEELHVPLLTRTTRGVVLSRFGEAFLRRARLIATEARKASDEMSQMLGARNGVVRVGATGGPAHLLLPSVLTRFRAQHPDVLVCIDSGVYPTHLDNLRAGVMDMAVSPVPDEGIEREFTCEPLYNNDSVVVAHREHPLRHARRLRELVGSDWVLTGQRMQGPGAAILDAFREHDLPLPRVAVRCDTFGMIQSLLQDRHLLCMLPRQLVPGQLAAAGLVALPIEDKLPSHRVSLIYRADSPMTPVAAQFATLLRREVHYLTHLADSPLRRPA
- a CDS encoding CaiB/BaiF CoA transferase family protein, with the protein product MANRQDLPLAGIRVAEFGQFIAAPGAAMMLADLGADVVKVEALRGDSARRFDGTSPQSPMFLAYNRGKRGIALDLRTPGGLDAARRLALASDVVLHNTRAGVMEALGLDAATLRAARPGLIHAAISGFGTRGPSRTRPGLDIAAQAESGMMSVTGEAGGQPLKAGFALIDAATALAAGNAILAALFRRERTGAGATIETSLLSVGVQLQAQLWAEYQCSGALPVRSGNSQPKAAPAADVIAVADGHIVLSAYLDEHWARLCQAIGQPALAHDPRFASNALRVQHRAALLAILHDALRHLSGDAARALLERHQVVVGVVRDYHQVKASADVHASGILQPVDDGEGGRMELPGLPFTMAGLPAGALPAVPRLGQHTAEVLAQLGYGAAEIEAMARAGNIGVEHVQQEAA
- a CDS encoding enoyl-CoA hydratase/isomerase family protein, with the protein product MNAPQPAVLLQRHAGWAELVLNRPARRNAIDMALAQALGHAIETLGADDSVRAVLLRGADGGFCSGLDLQALQAEAGGLAAFASVWERVHQGLRHSRKAWVVALERHAINGGAALALAGDLLVCGAGAFLQIGEIRLGMAAPRNAEWLALRHAEAVAARLCLLGDRVPAPELLRLGIATEMVDDTQVLDRARGLAAAIGGFPAEGVAAIKGGMRAASVARARNA
- a CDS encoding acyl-CoA dehydrogenase family protein; protein product: MTESPINDDEASLQAFRGEVREFVARALPHAMREKVRLGLELSKQELVDWQHRLAGRGWLVPHWPAAWQGCDWSAERRAVFQEELVLAHAPESGGITLEMIGPILIRYGTPAQQQYFLPRILNQEHWWCQGYSEPNAGSDLAALKTRAVRKTRPDGSEVYVVSGSKIWTSHAQYADWIFCLVRTDTAARAQQGISFLLIDMRSPGVSVRPLVGIHGWHLFNQVFFDEVEVPVENRVGEENAGWSIAKSLLEHERLNLARVAENRRRLAKVRAIGAELEEGGQPLLQRPWFARRLRALEVRLEALAATVLRFRRHARAGQALGPETGMLKLLGSRLIQDIENLAVDALGPDTLAYDRAAHFEPALPPAGQSAYAAAASARRFVTRGYTIAGGSSEIQHELLAKQVLGL